One Saccharomyces mikatae IFO 1815 strain IFO1815 genome assembly, chromosome: 16 genomic region harbors:
- the TIF5 gene encoding translation initiation factor eIF5 (similar to Saccharomyces cerevisiae TIF5 (YPR041W); ancestral locus Anc_7.459), with product MSINICRDNHDPFYRYKMPPIQAKVEGRGNGIKTAVLNVADISHALNRPAPYIVKYFGFELGAQTSISVDKDRYLVNGVHEPAKLQDVLDGFINKFVLCGSCKNPETEIIITKDNDLVRDCKACGKRTPMDLRHKLSSFILKNPPDSVSGSKKKKKAATASANVRGGGLSISDIAQGKSQNAPSDGTGSSTPQHHDEDEDELSRQIKAAASTLEDIEVKDDEWAVDMSEEAIRARAKELEVNSELNQLDEYGEWILAEAGEDKENLPSDVELYKKAVELDILNDPKIGCVLAQCLFDEDIVNEIAEHNAFFTKVLVTSEYEKNFLGGIERFLGLEHKDLIPLLPKILVQLYNNDIISEEEIMRFGTKSSKKFVPKDVSKKVRRAAKPFITWLETAESDDEDDDE from the coding sequence ATGTCTATTAATATTTGTAGAGACAACCATGATCCATTCTACCGTTACAAAATGCCTCCCATCCAAGCCAAGGTGGAAGGTAGAGGTAACGGTATCAAGACAGCCGTCTTGAATGTTGCTGACATCTCTCATGCGCTAAATAGGCCTGCTCCATACATTGTCAAGTATTTCGGTTTTGAATTAGGTGCTCAAACCTCCATCTCCGTCGACAAAGATCGTTATTTAGTTAATGGTGTGCACGAACCTGCCAAGTTACAAGACGTACTGGATGGTTTCATTAACAAGTTTGTTCTTTGTGGAAGTTGTAAGAACCCAGAAACAGAGATCATCATTACTAAAGATAACGATCTAGTTAGGGACTGTAAGGCATGTGGTAAGAGAACTCCAATGGACTTAAGGCATAAACTATCTTCcttcattttgaaaaacccACCTGACTCTGTTTCTGGTtctaagaaaaagaagaaggctGCTACAGCTTCCGCCAATGTCCGTGGTGGTGGGTTGTCCATTAGTGATATCGCTCAAGGTAAATCTCAAAATGCTCCTTCAGACGGCACCGGTTCATCTACTCCACAACATCAcgatgaggatgaagatgaattaTCTCGTCAAATTAAGGCAGCTGCCTCCACTTTGGAAGATATCGAGGTTAAAGATGACGAATGGGCCGTTGATATGTCTGAAGAAGCCATTAGAGCTCGTGCCAAAGAATTAGAGGTGAACTCCGAACTTAACCAATTAGATGAATACGGCGAATGGATCTTAGCGGAAGCTGGTGAAGATAAGGAAAATCTACCATCTGATGTGGAGCTTTATAAGAAGGCTGTAGAACTAGATATTCTAAATGATCCAAAGATTGGTTGTGTCTTGGCCCAGTGTCTATTTGACGAAGATATTGTAAATGAAATAGCTGAACACAATGCATTTTTCACTAAGGTTTTAGTCACCTCAGAATATGAGAAGAACTTTTTGGGTGgtattgaaagatttttagGCCTAGAGCATAAGGATCTAATTCCACTTTTACCAAAAATCTTAGTTCAACTATACAATAACGATATCATCTCAGAAGAGGAAATTATGAGATTCGGTACCAAGTCATCCAAGAAATTCGTACCTAAGGATGTATCCAAAAAGGTTCGTAGAGCTGCTAAACCATTCATTACGTGGTTGGAAACAGCTGaaagtgatgatgaagacgaCGACGAATAG